In Candidatus Latescibacter sp., the genomic stretch TCATACTCATACCGGCCTTCTGGTCAAAGAATCCTGTTTCACTGCGGGTCTGGCCAAGTACGACACCGGGCAGCCCCCGCACCGTCCCAACAAGATCATCTATGGCATGGAATATTTCGAATTCCAGCCCACCATGATCATCGATATCTCCGCTCAGTACGAGCGCAAGATGAAAGCCGTCGCCTGTTACCGAAGCCAGACGTTCAATCCTGAATATAAGGGTCCTTCGACCTATATATCATCCAGTCGTTTTAACGAAGATATCATCGCCAGGATGAGGTATTACGGCTCCCGTATTCACTGCGAGTATGCCGAGGCTTTCCTCATGGAGACCATGATGGAGGTCCGCGACCTCGTCCGTGAAGTGGCTCTTCGGGCGCTCATTCCCGGACAGGGAAGAAACGACGCCGCGGACCACGCGGATACTCGCAGATAGAAACCGAGGAGTTTTTCATGAATATCGGCATCACCTGTTATCCGACCTATGGAGGGAGTGGAACGGTGGCGACGGAGTTAGGCAAGAACCTTGCCCGCCGCGGCAACAAAGTCCATTTCATAACCACCGCTCTTCCCTACCGTCTTTCGGATTTTATCGAGAACATTTATTTCCACGAGGTTCAGGTACTCCACTACCCACTTTTCGATTATCCGCCCTATACCCTGGCGCTGGCTTCCAAGATGGCGCAGGTAGCTCTCCGGGAAAAGCTGGACCTGCTCCATGTTCATTACGCCGTACCTCATGCCACAAGCGCTTACCTGGCCCAGAAAATGACCGTGAAAAAAATGCAACTCCCGTTTATCACCACCCTCCACGGAACAGATATAACCCTGGTGGGCGCAGACCCTTCCTATTTCGAGATTACAAAGTTCGCCATCGAGGAATCGACTGCAGTGACTGCCGTGTCCTCATATCTTAAAAGAGAGACCATCGAGCGCTTCGCGGTGGAGAAAGAGATAGAGGTGATTCCCAATTTCGTCGATACCGATAAATTCTCTCCGGATACCTTGATCCCGCGTTCTCTTTTTGCCGACCCCGATGAAAAAATTCTCATGCATATCTCCAATTTCCGTCCGGTCAAGAGGGTGGGGGATATTATAAGGGTTTTTGAAGGGGTTTCCAGACAGGTTAAGGCGCGATTGATATTCATAGGCAGCGGCCCCGAACTGGAACCCGCGAAAAAAATGATCGAGGAGCTGGGATTATTCTCCAAAGTGCAATTTCTGGGACGGCAGGTCGATGTAAGCTGTCTCATTCCCCTGGCCGATCTCTACCTTCTCCTCTCCGAGCATGAGAGTTTCGGTTTGACCGCCCTTGAGGCTATGAGCTGCGGAGTCCCGGTGATCGGCACATCCGGAAGCGGGATGGAGGAATTCCTCGGCGACGGGAAAGCGGGGAGTCTCTACCCGGTGGGCGATATCGGCGCCATGGTGGAAAACTGTGTACGGATTCTCAAGAATCCCGATCTCGCCGGTGAACTGGGACGGGCGGGAAGAACACGGGCTATCGGGCAGTACCCTGAGGATATCGTCACTCAACGATATATCGACTTGTATACGAGAGTTGTTAAATAGATGCCGAAACGAGTTCG encodes the following:
- the bshB1 gene encoding bacillithiol biosynthesis deacetylase BshB1 yields the protein MDVDVLCMMAHRDDADIIAGGTLVKLKEQGYTVGIVDFSQGEMGTRGNAAQRAEEAACAGGILGVDVRVNLGFPDAAIENTVENRRPVVEAIRTYRPHLVITHDCNNRNPDHTHTGLLVKESCFTAGLAKYDTGQPPHRPNKIIYGMEYFEFQPTMIIDISAQYERKMKAVACYRSQTFNPEYKGPSTYISSSRFNEDIIARMRYYGSRIHCEYAEAFLMETMMEVRDLVREVALRALIPGQGRNDAADHADTRR
- the bshA gene encoding N-acetyl-alpha-D-glucosaminyl L-malate synthase BshA; amino-acid sequence: MNIGITCYPTYGGSGTVATELGKNLARRGNKVHFITTALPYRLSDFIENIYFHEVQVLHYPLFDYPPYTLALASKMAQVALREKLDLLHVHYAVPHATSAYLAQKMTVKKMQLPFITTLHGTDITLVGADPSYFEITKFAIEESTAVTAVSSYLKRETIERFAVEKEIEVIPNFVDTDKFSPDTLIPRSLFADPDEKILMHISNFRPVKRVGDIIRVFEGVSRQVKARLIFIGSGPELEPAKKMIEELGLFSKVQFLGRQVDVSCLIPLADLYLLLSEHESFGLTALEAMSCGVPVIGTSGSGMEEFLGDGKAGSLYPVGDIGAMVENCVRILKNPDLAGELGRAGRTRAIGQYPEDIVTQRYIDLYTRVVK